Genomic DNA from Hypomesus transpacificus isolate Combined female chromosome 19, fHypTra1, whole genome shotgun sequence:
TGGCCCTGCCCCCGCTCCAGCACTAACGCCCTGACCTCCGTCCCCAGGGCGTCAATAAGATCCAGATGCAGTTCCAGGACGGGCGGCCCAAGCAGAAGAGGCACCGCTGCAGGAACCCCAACAAGATCGACGTCAACAGCCTGACGGGCGAGGAGAGGGTGCAGATCATCAACAGGAGAAACGCCCGCAAGGTGAGGGGGTCACCAGCACCGGTGCCTGATCTGGGTGCACGTTTTGGGGGTTTCTTTGTGACTCACCTCGTTCCTCCCCCATCCGCAGGTGGGCGGTGCGTTCGCCCCGCCTCTGAAGGACCTGTGCCGGTTCCTCCAGGAGAACCCGGAGTACGGGGTTCCCCCCGAGTGGGCCGATGTGGTCAAGCAGTCGGTGAGTCTGCCAGCGCTGAAGCACCAGAGCCTCCGTAAGCCTCCAGCCTTGGTTTGATCCCCTCCAGTAAAGGTCTAACCCTGTCTTTCTCCTCCCAACCCCCAGGGCTACCTCCCAGAGAGCATGTTCGACCGCATCCTCACCGGACCCATCGTTCCAGAGGAGGTGAGCCGGCGCGGTCGGCGGCCCAAGAGTGCCCTGGCCAAGGCTGCGGCTGCGGCTAACAGCGGGGCAGCCGCCCTGGGTCTCAACCCCATGCTGGCCAACGGTCTCCTCTCCGGCATGGACCTCAACAGCCTGCAGGCCTTCCAGCAGAACCTCCAGAGCCTGCAGTCCTTGCAGCTCACCGCTGGCCTCATGGGCTTACCCCCTGACGCCAGCAACCTGGCCGCCAGCAACCTGGCCGCAATGTTTCCCATGATGCTCTCTGGCATGGCCGGACTCCCCAACCTGCTGGGAATGAGCGGGCTTCTGGGCAAGCCCCCCCAGGACGGGACGGGGGGgtcagaggagaaaaagaagggaGCAGCCAGCAGtaacagtggaggaggagagtcttCGGCCTCCAAAGCCCCCTCGCAGAGCCCCGCCCACACCTCCGACACCAAAGGGGACAGGACAGAGGGGCAGAGCGGGGAGCATGCCTCCACCGGTGCCAGCgagccctccacctcctctgccaCCACCCCACCAAGTGCTTCTGCTGCCGCGACAGCCTCCAGCCATCCACTGTCTCTTAACCCCTTGTTACTCTCCAGTATGCTTTACCCAGGGATGCTTCGTACTCCAGGCCTTAACCTCCCAGCGTCCACCTCACAGCCACAGAGCACAAACACTGACCACACCCcttcccctggcccctcccactCACCACCCCAGGAGATGGAGCGACCAGAGGAGAGGGGCctagatgatgaagatgatgatgaggaagaggagggagagggggaagagtcTGCCGAGCAGAAGGACAGTGGTGCAGAGGGGTCGGGGAAAGCAGAGTCATCTTCATCAGAGTCGGGGAGCTCCTCTTCATCATCTGGTGACTCAGACTCCAGCGATGAAGACTGAGCCCatgaatatataaatataaatatatttatgtatCTCCTAGAAatgtacacatatatatacatatatatggaTTTTCTTGCACTTACATTGTGATTTCTTTTCATGTAAATACAGAAAACTAACGCAAACGTGTAAGaactgaaagaaagaaagaaaaagaaaaaaacagaaaagaaaaaaaagacctaAAGGAACTGAAATAAAATTTCAGTGTTTGTTCGAAGGTACAATCTTGTTTTGAGAGGCATTTTGCATGTCAAACTTTAGTAGATTTCCGAACTTTGTGAACTTGTATAACACAATGATGTACAATTGCAACAAACGGAAAATGAAATCAGACTGGCATTATTGTAATTATCATGTTGGGATTtaattttattaaaaaaagaggaaaaacaTTGATGCTCCAGCTGAGCTGTACTATTAATATATTTTGGAGTTGGGAGGTTGAGAAGAACTTGACAAATATTTTGTTTGGATTCCTTTTGTAAATACAGGTTTCCTCACGCATATACTTTGCAGATCGTACTTTGGGAAAGTCAGCAATAACTCGGGCAGCTAATGAATGTCACTGAAGCTGTAGATTCCTTATGTCGGCCATATTCCACTGCACATCCCAACCAAGGCCCTTGTAGTATCCACAGCCTACCACTCGACACCCAGCAGTCACCATATCAAAGCAGACTCAAATGGATTAAATATGATTTTGTCTTCTGACAGTCAAAATCCCACAAATTAAATCTGAGGTCCACTTTAAGTTTCTTTGTAGAATTGCTAGcacatttgtctttttttttatacagtacaaGTGTCTGCCCCATGAAGCACTGTTAGGATGGAGTGCCAAAAGCTGCCCAAGTCTAATGAGGCAGAGATTTAGTCAAACAAAATCTGTGTTCATAATCACAATCAGGAAGAATGTTCTGACAATGTGAAAAGAAATGACATCCTGGCATGTTTAACAGCATCTTACCTCAGCTTTGCTAACAGGATCACTGTTCAGTTCACTGTTCAAACAGCCCATGTCCCTGTCTGTGACGTGTGTCCTGTGTACGTGTTCCCACTGGAACTCTATGGGTACTCTTGAGAGCTTCCACTCACTTTGGCTGTTTGCTTTCATTGGGTCGAATGTCTGCCTTTTTGGGCTGGGTAAAGTCAATTTACAGTGGATTGAACccaaaccagtgtgtgtgtatgagcgagAGAGGGATTATTGCACTGTGTTTCTGTTGTAAGGGAAGTGAGTTGTGAGTGTTAGACTGTATGATCCCCTCGACCGGGTGGTCGCATGATTAGCTGCAACTGGGATGTTACCGGACGGTACGACCCCTAGCTGGAACGATCCGTCCGGGCGCCGTCACCCAGAGCACACGACACACTCCGTAACTCCAGGACGAGTGTGGAGGGGTCCCAGGCCGTGGGGTAGGACCTTGCCTGCTGGGTTCAAGGTCCAGGAAAGGGTGGGCTGGTCTGTAGTATTATCTGTGCTCCTCTCGTGACGACACTAGCTGCCGGAACAGTCTGTGGAGCTCCATCATgcgtcctctccccccttctacCCCTCTTCAGCACTTGGCTCAGTTCCAGATGACTCTGTTTCTGGAAGCAGATGGGCGATCTCTCAGTGTTTGTGTATCAGGAAACATGTTGGGGTTGTCTCTGTATCAATTAGATTGCAGcagaatataattttacatGAAATTTAGTTTACACCTGACAACTGTGTAAAGCATCGCTACGACTTGCAGTGATGCGAAATATCAATTAAAGTATTTGGGCTGTATGGATTTAGTGTAGGCTTTCCTTTTCCAGGCTTAATATCTACCTTCCAAACACGATGTATTGCTGACTGTGGTCTTTGTATTCCAAGGGAATTCTCTGCTTCAGGTGTCTCTTTTTAACGTAATCGGCAAGTTTTACTGATCCACTGGTGAATGGAGCTGTAGAAACGTGTAGAAGTGACCTTACAATGTATCTCTGTTCATCTTTCTCCTATTCCCCAGTATCTGATTAAACAAACAGCTTATATGTTCTTTATTTgatgtggtgtgtttgtttatgatcaCTACATGGTTAATCTGGGCTCAAAAGCTGTTGTTGCAAGACTGTTGGTACACATTGGACTGctaaacacatttcaaaatagttgtttgttttattgtcaacattaaaagaaaatacataaaatTGACGTGTGTTAAAAAAACGCATTAAGCCACTGTCTGCCTCCATGTAGATGTCAGTGTTGTTGTACTGAACCTATGCGTCAATGTTGAAGCCCACTGAGTCATGTCAAGACTGAcaaaaacacttatctgacacaGCTTTGACATCAGGGTGCATTTCCCTCTCCGCCTATGATGTCCTTAACAGTGATTTGTTTTGTATGTGTTGAGTGGTAGCCATCTTTGTTATGCCTGCTTTTACTCCAGGCAGAGAACTCAAAGAACACCCTTCacctgtctttttttttttataccgcAAAAACACTTTCCTTTAAACTAACTGTGCCCTTAGGCAAACGCCCATACACTGCTGCTTCCTGGTTACTAATAATACTACCCAACTATGATTGTTTTAGCAGGCTTTATATTTTAACTCAATAGGGAGATGGGTTGGTAGCTTACTGAGAAATGAGCCTGCTTTTGCAGAAGACTGGTTACCTCTACATTATTGAGAACTAAGAGGTATCtagggagaggtagggagagttAACAATGTGAGATTTAACTAAACCTTTTGTTCATGTGGTTTGATTTGGTATTTTGGTTACTTTTGAATATATTTCCCAATGCCACATACATTGAAAGTGCTGGACTCAGCCACAAGGATATTACCACCAATATGCAAACACAGAATAAGACACCATACACTACTACATGAAAGTAAATTAGTTGCTGGATTGACAAGACTAGATTACTgcctttgtctttttttgttttaagcTTGATAATATCCTAAACGTCATCTTAAAGTCAATTTCTTGTTATTTTGTTGCAATATTTGCAAGTTGTGGTCTGTAGACAAATAATGCTTTATGTAGTGGAGGAAAGGTGTCTTAAGAAgtaatttgtaatttatttgaTTACTTTCTATGAAGTTCTATAGAGGAAATTGAGGtttaattatttttattaaacATATTCTGACTATCCATTAAGACTGTCTTTGTCCATTCCATCTCTATGTAGCAATTACCTTCAATTTCCTTGGAAATATCAAGAATAATTTTAAATTGTAAGATCTACACCATAAATATGATTTGTGGTAGAATTGACCTCATAGTGAAAACTGttattaaaatattaaaatttagtaggcctactttattTTTTCGATCAACCTGTAAACAATGCAGTGTCATCACATTACCTTGTGGTGGCGCTACTGCATGCCTTCTATCCCGCCAGTGCCTCAGCCTTACATGGCCTCCCTTATCATAGCAACAAGTTGCCGATGACAAGTTGGGGCATGCCTGTGAGGCAAGTGGGTTTTTTCTACCTCCTACGCTACCAGTTCCTCAAACTAAAACGCCTTTCTTTCGCTGAAAATCAAGTAGCACCTAACACCAGCTGGCGTGTTTGTCGTGCAGTCACAGTCGCTTCTAGGTGCGTAGCAATAGTGTGCAATGTGAACAAATTGACAATGTTTGCCGGCAATATTTCTTATTAGAAAAATATGACGCGCATAATACCACGCCCACCTGTAGTCCTGTGGCATCTGACAAAGTCCGAAGAAAAGAAGACAGGGGGGTAGGGAGACagtgcaagggagagagagaagggggaggagtagcAGCGTTTCAAGTCAGGACTTATCAAATCTTGATCCTGAAGCTTTAACCTACCACACTGCAACACTCAAAACTGGTACTTGTAAGTAACTTCCTTAATTGCTCATTCATTATAGTactttttcttcctctgtcaCTTTGTCTATGTCCATCTCTCTTGTCCTGTGTCGTCTCTTTTACAGACTCTGTGATCGGTGTAGGATAACAAGGATACAGGATGTTGAACCTGCCCTCTTGAGGTCTGTTATGTGGGATTAGATCTTGTGAATATAGATTAAATATGAGATGATGTTTGTCTGTTTCTTTTGCTGTagaccaggggtcggcaacaggcggcccgcgggccaattgtggcccgccagcgattttatttggcccgtcaaaatatttccaatgatatattttttataacgtttttttccccgtcgacttttattttgaaaccggaaactgggtatggtgtcattagatgttgtcgacttcatgcagcgccggcgtcgcctgcagcccggttgacttgaagtaaccaatggcattctcagcttcaaggcagccggctgtcggcgctgccgtcgctgcatgaagtcgaatacacttattgactttcctgaagtattttttcgccatgtcatcgctaccatatgatcgctacacctcacggctgacagatcgcctgaggtgaaagcacagttatggttagtaatcatgggcagcgctctctatggcagcgctaggaaggggctagcaggtgcttcagcacccccaagaaagaccaaagcaccccgatagcaccccccacgacattgcttattaatttatagtttcaggcccggaatggccatcgggagaatagggagaattcacggtgggccgctttgcccgcttataaattgggccagaagatcgcctgctttctctttgtttttttcacacaccgaataacaggatatgccttaagtttgttaagttactgtgtgactgaaaagtaagctaataggctacattatgttttaatctaattaagcgcatgatcagaccgtgcattaaaaagtgcagttcagttgtcgcgcatgtttctcaaacacaaaccataatttattgttgtggagggagttagctagattaagctgaagcgaaaaaaataaaatggaagggataagatcccaggaggaactgaaaaagccaggtaaaaaattaaatttttgctcgcattaatgtgaagttccgatttcacctcacattaaaaccttgactaggtcctagtaatcctattctcacttgatgacagtatttatgtgcaccaacgatgacgacccaccacgttgggatgacagtgacgaccatgttgatacagttcgttaacagaccaccaatgggctcatgcacatggtttattatcgttagctatttgtagtagacctacccattctccatataggcctagttgttgcgagtgcacgtatcgcaagggcacctatcgcagcgtctaaataggcagtaacccagactctggcccgccgtctagtggcgaggaaaaatactggcccgtggcccaagttacttgccgacccctgctgtAGACAGACTATAATATGATTTGTGAATGAAAAATCCAATCATGAGACACTAAATTAAACCGAAAGGTATAGCAAGTGTAAGGCTACTCATTTTACTACTATCAAGCAGAATGGAAAATATGTAGACTGTGTTTATAGGCGAATGCACGTGTACCCTGTACTGAAAGTATTACTGCCAGGATAAAAAAGTTGTTTTTTGTCGCATGTGCTGATTGAGCCAGCCAAAACAGCTGTGCTGCTTAGTGTTCAGGTTGGGGGCAGAAATATTAGTGGGCAGCTGGCAAGTTTTAACAAACCCTTCCAATGTGTGGTCATCCACACTGTTGcaataacaaaaatatattgCAATCTATATTATTCAAatgatatatgtatataaataatGAGTTGTGCATactttgtttgtgtatttgcaTGCTCCACATGTTGGGACTTCCGTACTCTAAACATGAACGTCGTTGTCTATCTCAGACAGGATGGGGCGGAACCTACTTCCTTCCTGGTGGGAGATACAGCTTACTACTGAGCCAGCCATGATGTAATTACAACTATATGTGGCTGCTGCAAAATCTTTTCCAGGGGCCGGCCAAGGCTATGGCATAatgttggagagagggagagagatagaaacactcaagtaaagagagagagacagacagacaaatggcAAGAGAGACGCTATATTTAGCAACTCAGTGAGCTGTAGCACACAGGCACATGGCAAATAAGTTCCCGTTCAGACAACTTGTTGCTCCCAGGGATCTGGATGAATGAAGCTTCCTGACCACACATTACTGGTACTTGGGTGAGAAAACCCTTTTGGTATGGAAGTATACATATGGTGTCACTTTCTGTTCACTCGTGCTAAATTCTCCTGGGCTTCTTTACCCTTAAACTGAGAGTTCTGGATAAAGAGGCCAATTAGGTGTTGTACCAACTTGTGCCATTTGAGtgtcttgtaaaaaaaaatgttttcatgtCACGTTATGTATTTATGTCTAGGTACACTTGTTAactcaaccagagagacagCTGCACAAGTGTTGGTGGTGGTCGGCCGGTCGCCATGGCAACACATCCGCAAGGCATGCTGGGGCCGAGGAGATTTGGCCCCAGTGTCAGCCTGACCAACATATTCAGGTTAGCAGCACGGGctatggatatgtgtgtgtgcctgcgggTGAGTGGTGTGTGGatcacgtgtgtgtgggtgagtgtgtatgtgtgtgtgtatgggggggggggtcttatcAGTCTTTCTTGATAATCGATGGATAGGTGGAAAAGGGGTCAGGTTTGTAGGATCATAAGAGATTCCTTCTCATGGTTCCTCTCTGACTCGTTCCCTCAGAACCTGTGCCAAAGATCCATCTGAGACGGTAGCCTCCAGACTGAGGAACATGGCGGACATCTTTATCCAGCACTTTGAGGAACCTCCTGAGAAGAGCGGCCTGGCCACAGGTGGGTGCTCTCACGTGCTGCATGACATCTGAGCAATGATATTATGACGTGTCGTGTGTGCAGTGGTGGACTCGTGGGCAGGAGAGTCGGTCTCCCCCCTGGTGCCCCCACGATGGCAAAAGTGCCCTTTTGGATGCCCTCATGGTAGATTAAACATGATAAAGGGTCCTGTATGGTGACCCAGTGTGCAAGGAAACATGACAAAGTCCCTTCTATGGTGCCCTACCTGTGGAAAGAATGTGATGCAGTGCCCTCTGTGTGCCCTCCCAGTGTGAAAAATTTATCCCAGTGGAAAAAATACAGGCATCattttttgacacaaacatataacaacaaCATGAGTCTGACATATTGTATTACATTAAGTTTTTTTTTGCATGCAAATAATTGAGAAAAAATTGGCAGCGCGCATGCATttactattgatgtccctgactaagctgatatcaaacctaAGTCCCTGAACTGTGCTGCATAACTTAATGAAGAAGGGAAAGGTCTGTTCCTTTGTTTGACAGTCCCGCTAAAGAACGTGAGAGAGAACTTGTGACTGGGGTCAGTTCGTCGAGGAAAGACATTTGAAGCTCAGAGGAAGAGATATGAAGGCCCTGTAGAAGCAGAGCAGATATTTTGTTGCTCTCTTCGTGAGGCCATCTGGTGATGTGTTAAGAACATTCTGGATGGTGGTGAGAAGGCTGATTGAGCTTCACTTGTGTGGTCGATGAAGAGACTGCTGcattttgttttctgtttgtagAGACTGCAGTCCAGTACTGCCGGGAGGCAGAGGCTCTCTACTACAGTATGTTGGAGGCCATCATtactgaagagagaaagaggctggTTGACAAGGATCTGTCTGTGAgtctgctgccctctgctgtacACAACTGCATCTTCAGAACACCCATTGACTTGACATTATCCACTGACAGAATATCAACTAATATCCACTGGGGGGCAATGTTGGACCATGTGATGAAGTGAAATATATGGTTTAGCTGTTGATGACACATTTCTGTTTCTTTTTCAGGGCATTCTGGGGCATGACGTGTTCCAGCGTTCCCTAGtagcctgctgtgtggagatggTTCTGTTCTCCCATTATTTCAGGGGTAGCTTCTGTCTGGTCATCAAGATCTTCGAGATTGCACCCTACGACTTTTACAAGGTGGCCTACTAGAGTACAcctgaaacgtgtgtgtgtgctgctgtagTGTATACTAGTGCCATTGCTGTCCAATCTTTCCCACAGAATGTGATTATATTTGTCACGgtagccagacgttgtaaacatgTCCTAGTATCGTTAGATGTGAGTGTAGATAGGGACTTCAACAAGTAATGCCATTGTGCGCGAGAAATGTATTAGCATTCATTTGAGTGCTAAGTCGTTTTTGGAGCTTTACGTAAAATAAACTCACATTGGAGTcacgttggactcatattggTATATTTGCCAAATATATTTAACTATGAATATTCTTATATTGAACTTGAATGTACCTGTTTTGGTACCTGTAGGTCATAGAGCTGATGCTGCGCTCCGAGGAGGCGTGGCCACCAGCTGTGCCCAGGCACCTGAagtgggtggaggagcaggtgttGGAGGAACTGGCCTGGAGCAGACAGTCCCCTCTGTGGGACAGCATCAGAGCTGTCCAGGGCGACCTGCCCACCTGCCTGGAGGTGTGACGCTGCACTACACCAATACCTAACCCTATGAAACCGTCATTTTTTATTTCTTGCCCATTTGCTGTCTACAGAAGCCTTAGCTGTATAACAAACCAACTAAGGTGGACCATGATAAAATACAGTGTGTATGCACTTGTGCAAGGTCCTCAACCTTGAAATGACCTGGATCTGTGTTTGTTGCAGGTGACGCCCTCACAACACCTGGGCGATAACACAAACGCCCCTAATGTCCCCCAAAGGACCACAGGTGACATTGTAACCCATGGAGACCCAGGTAGATACGGTCACATTGAATCTCGTCAATGAACAAAAGAATGTTGTCATGAAATATTAAATACATTGTGGTTGAGAGGGGAGCGAGTGATGTTGACTTTGGCTTCTTTGTCTTTCCAAGGGATCCCTCAATCTTCTACTGGTCTCTGTGATATGTACAGCTCCCCCCCTGCTGGTTCAATAATGACCTCAGACCTCGCCACATCGGTTATAGAGCCACAGTCGTCCTCTGTCATGGTTACGGGCCAGATAGTGGTCACTATGGCAGCAGCCACCGTCACTACGAACAATGGACAAAGTATCACCATACCTGTCCAAGGTACTAAGTCCACACCCTCTGTGCTAAAGCTGCGTATCATGTTTAAGTAAATACCGTAGACAATGCATACTATACAGTTTGTACAGCTTTGTTCTTTCAAACAGGGTACAGCAACAATTGATTATTTGAATTGAAAAAAGATTATCTTTGATTCCTTTCCTGGTGTCCTTTTTCTATCAGTGCATCTAGGGGGGCTATTTTTAATGGGACAGCCCACTACCACACAGCAAGTGCCCAGTAGTACCATGCAGtcggcccaggcccagggcctTGActcggccccagccccagccccagtcccagcttTAGTCCCAAACACAACCAAACGTCATGGAGTGGGCTCGCTGTCTCTGTTCCTCCGAAAGGTACAGAAGTTCTTTAGAAAACCAAATGTATCTTCTGTTCTTTTCAGTCTGTATTTCTATAATGTGTTCCTTACGTAACCAGACATGTTCCACGATCTACTGTCTATCTCAGGTCTACCTCCTGACCAGCAGGCGCTTGCAGAACGTTTGTCCAAAGCTGAATATCTCAGACGAGCTGCGACTGAAGATCTGGACGTGTTTAGAGCATTCTCTGGTCCACTACTCTGAGCTAATGAAAGATCGCCACCTGAACGTTTTCCTCATGTGCGCCATCTTTATCATGGCCAAGGTACAGTCCTGTGGTTGGTTCCTGACTCTTGGCCACTAGCCTGGTTTATCTTAGCTTATGCTTTGGTGAtcgacacaaacacatgctgtgTTACAAGGCTGAGATTGAACTGTAGGGTAACATTTTTACAGTAGACTACATTGCTGAAGAAAGCTAACATAGTTTGCATTGATCATTGCGCAGGTCTCCAAAGAAGACATTTCCTTCAAGCATATCATGAACATCTTCAATGTGCCACATGCCAGCAAGAATGTAAGAATTGAGATTAATTTAAAGTATTTGCTCTCTGGTCTGGTGAACGAGTCCATGTCCAAGACTAAGTTGTCCTTTTCTCGCAGACACCCAAAGGTGTTATGACTAAAGGCACAAGCACTGGGACACAAAAGTATTCCAACAAAGCCAGAGATGATTCCAGTAAGACACCTTattatcccccccacccccacacacagatacagacacatacatgcacactgcAGTAAGAGGAGTGCTGTGATGTTTGAGTCACCATGTCCTACAGCAGACAGGCTTCAGAATGACTTTAGCCTGTTTCCTGTCCACTGCAGAATCCAGCTGTGCTGGGTCTGGGGTGTCCTCCAAaccagagcagggggagaggagggccctCATCCACTTCTACAACACCATCTACAGCACACATATGTACAGTTTTGCTGTGCGCTACTCTCCAGAAGCACGGACCAGAGCAGGGGTAAGTTTGCAATGTATACAGATCAACTGAATTGAGATTAAAATAGTGATCAACAATACGACTTGAGTAACATACAGTACTACTGTAGTATTGCAGCATACCGTTACAATATACCATATGGCAGTATACCATATGGCAGCATACCAGTACATTAGATATTCTAACTTAATTGAGCAGTCATTGGGTATGACATCCTGTAGGGAAATATATGGACGTagatttgtctttgttttttgtgCAGGTTGAAACCCCTCCCTATTCTCCATTCCCCACCCTGCCATTGAAAGGTCCTCACAGGCTCCGCCTCCATCGCTCTTTCTACATCTCACCCCTCTACGCTGacaccccccactccccacccaGCCACACCCGCAGGGCACTCTACTTTGTAAACAGGAGTTCCCCAGGGGTGAGAGTTTGGTACTATCTCAAATTACAACTAATGTGGTTCTGTTGGGTCATGTCTGAAAACGTTCTCAAATCGAACCGC
This window encodes:
- the LOC124481602 gene encoding retinoblastoma-like protein 2 isoform X1, giving the protein MATHPQGMLGPRRFGPSVSLTNIFRTCAKDPSETVASRLRNMADIFIQHFEEPPEKSGLATETAVQYCREAEALYYSMLEAIITEERKRLVDKDLSGILGHDVFQRSLVACCVEMVLFSHYFRGSFCLVIKIFEIAPYDFYKVIELMLRSEEAWPPAVPRHLKWVEEQVLEELAWSRQSPLWDSIRAVQGDLPTCLEVTPSQHLGDNTNAPNVPQRTTGDIVTHGDPGIPQSSTGLCDMYSSPPAGSIMTSDLATSVIEPQSSSVMVTGQIVVTMAAATVTTNNGQSITIPVQVHLGGLFLMGQPTTTQQVPSSTMQSAQAQGLDSAPAPAPVPALVPNTTKRHGVGSLSLFLRKVYLLTSRRLQNVCPKLNISDELRLKIWTCLEHSLVHYSELMKDRHLNVFLMCAIFIMAKVSKEDISFKHIMNIFNVPHASKNTPKGVMTKGTSTGTQKYSNKARDDSKSSCAGSGVSSKPEQGERRALIHFYNTIYSTHMYSFAVRYSPEARTRAGVETPPYSPFPTLPLKGPHRLRLHRSFYISPLYADTPHSPPSHTRRALYFVNRSSPGCLHEINNMVKTATRRRPRAVEAGVEEDEEDGRPPMRRPRGGPSALQRRLAELADEQARSRAQSQHAIPPSIPHV
- the LOC124481602 gene encoding retinoblastoma-like protein 2 isoform X2 encodes the protein MATHPQGMLGPRRFGPSVSLTNIFRTCAKDPSETVASRLRNMADIFIQHFEEPPEKSGLATETAVQYCREAEALYYSMLEAIITEERKRLVDKDLSGILGHDVFQRSLVACCVEMVLFSHYFRGSFCLVIKIFEIAPYDFYKVIELMLRSEEAWPPAVPRHLKWVEEQVLEELAWSRQSPLWDSIRAVQGDLPTCLEVTPSQHLGDNTNAPNVPQRTTGDIVTHGDPGIPQSSTGLCDMYSSPPAGSIMTSDLATSVIEPQSSSVMVTGQIVVTMAAATVTTNNGQSITIPVQVHLGGLFLMGQPTTTQQVPSSTMQSAQAQGLDSAPAPAPVPALVPNTTKRHGVGSLSLFLRKVYLLTSRRLQNVCPKLNISDELRLKIWTCLEHSLVHYSELMKDRHLNVFLMCAIFIMAKVSKEDISFKHIMNIFNVPHASKNTPKGVMTKGTSTGTQKYSNKARDDSKSSCAGSGVSSKPEQGERRALIHFYNTIYSTHMYSFAVRYSPEARTRAGVLTGSASIALSTSHPSTLTPPTPHPATPAGHSTL